In Suricata suricatta isolate VVHF042 chromosome 14, meerkat_22Aug2017_6uvM2_HiC, whole genome shotgun sequence, one DNA window encodes the following:
- the LOC115278019 gene encoding uncharacterized protein LOC115278019 produces MERWRCKKSIWRRERSETHTHQLAHHHTTLSPKASALLCRCFKAPNCRGSERCLLLALCQPKMTPHVTELSVGGRGKIALFVRYAGQRVMEAMSTAASKSPNDSHLWGSGDRWLVFYEQRFAQSPRPSVASLEFLTPLFGQERQKAKLLNTKKFSLSLLVLCLWCPKTLRCCNHQRGSLGHQPPLQLRVAEPALRSLWCPANIQLTLGRSAEQGNPIC; encoded by the exons atggagagatggaggTGCAAGAAGAGCATTTGGCGAAGGGAAAGGTCTGAGACTCACACCCATCAGCTCGCTCACCACCACACCACTCTGTCCCCCAAGGCAAGTGCTTTGCTGTGCCGATGCTTCAAAGCCCCAAATTGCAGGGGTTCGGAAAG ATGCCTCCTTCTTGCCTTGTGTCAACCAAAAATGACCCCACACGTGACTGAATTGTCTGTCGGGGGGAGAGGCAAAATCGCCCTGTTCGTGAGGTACGCTGGGCAGCGGGTAATGGAAGCCATGAGCACGGCAGCCTCCAAGTCCCCAAATGACAGCCATTTATGGGGCAGCGGAGATAGATGGCTGGTGTTTTATGAACAACGCTTTGCTCAGTCCCCAAGACCATCCGTCGCATCGTTGGAATTCCTGACCCCACTTTTCGG GCAGGAAAGGCAAAAGGCAAAGCTTCTGAACACCAAAAagttctctctgagcctcctcgTCCTATGCCTCTGGTGCCCCAAGACCTTAAGATGCTGCAACCACCAGAGGGGCTCCCTAGGTCATCAG CCTCCTCTCCAGCTCCGAGTGGCTGAGCCCGCGCTGAGGTCTCTGTGGTGTCCGGCAAATATCCAACTCACCCTTGGCCGGTCTGCAGAGCAGGGGAATCCCATCTGTTGA